A single window of Leopardus geoffroyi isolate Oge1 chromosome D4, O.geoffroyi_Oge1_pat1.0, whole genome shotgun sequence DNA harbors:
- the CEL gene encoding bile salt-activated lipase: MGRLELVVLGLACCLAAASAAKLGAVYTEGGFVEGVNKKLSLFGNYVDVFRGIPFAAVPRPLENPERHPGWQGTLKAKDFKKRCLQATITQDNTYGEEDCLYLNIWVPQGKKEVSRNLPVMIWIYGGAFLMGAGHGANFLSNYLYDGEEIATRGNVIVVTFNYRVGPLGFLSTGDANLPGNYGLRDQHMAIAWVKRNIAAFGGDPDNITIFGESAGGASVSLQTLSPYNKGLIRRAISQSGVALCPWAIQKNPLFWAKRIAEKVGCPLDDTARMARCLKVTDPRALTLAYKMPLAGMKYPMLHYLGFLPVVDGDFLPDDPVNLYVNTADIDYLAGTNNMDGHVFASIDMPAINKQKQEVTEEDFYKLVSGLTITKGLRGANTTFDIYTEPWALDASQETRKKTVVEFETDILFLVPTKIALAQHRANAKSAKTYTYLFSHPSRMPTYPKWVGADHADDIQYVFGKPFATPLGYRSQDRTVSKAMIAYWTNFARSGNPNMGHSAVPTHWDPYTVESDNYLEINRKMDGNSMKQHLRTNYLRYWTLTYQALPTMTGDGAPPAPPSGDSDAAPAPPSGDSDAAPAPPSGDSDAAPAPPSGSDAAPAPPSGDSDAAPAPPSGDSEGVQMPAVIGF, from the exons atggggcgcctggagcTGGTCGTCTTGGGCCTCGCCTGCTGCCTAGCAGCAGCGAGTGCGGCCAAG CTGGGCGCCGTGTACACGGAAGGAGGCTTCGTGGAAGGCGTCAACAAGAAGCTCAGCCTCTTTGGCAACTATGTGGACGTCTTCAGAGGCATCCCCTTCGCCGCCGTCCCCAGGCCCCTGGAGAACCCGGAGCGGCACCCCGGCTGGCAAG GAACCCTGAAGGCCAAGGACTTCAAGAAGCGTTGTCTGCAGGCCACCATCACCCAGGACAACACCTACGGGGAGGAGGACTGCCTCTACCTCAACATCTGGGTCCCCCAGGGCAAGAAGGAAG TCTCCAGGAACCTGCCCGTCATGATCTGGATCTACGGAGGCGCCTTCCTCATGGGGGCCGGCCACGGGGCCAACTTCCTCAGCAACTACCTGTACGACGGGGAGGAGATCGCCACTCGGGGCAACGTCATCGTGGTCACCTTCAACTATCGCGTCGGCCCCCTGGGCTTCCTCAGCACTGGGGACGCCAACCTGCCAG gtAATTACGGCCTCCGGGATCAGCACATGGCCATCGCCTGGGTGAAAAGGAACATCGCAGCCTTCGGGGGGGACCCCGACAACATCACCATCTTTGGAGAGTCAGCCGGAGGTGCTAGCGTTTCTCTGCAG ACCCTCTCTCCTTACAACAAGGGCCTCATCCGGCGAGCCATCAGCCAGAGTGGAGTGGCACTATGCCCCTGGGCCATCCAGAAGAACCCCCTCTTCTGGGCCAAAAGG atcgcCGAGAAGGTGGGCTGCCCGTTGGACGACACCGCCAGGATGGCCAGATGTCTGAAGGTCACCGACCCCCGCGCCCTGACGCTGGCCTATAAGATGCCCCTGGCAGGCATGAAGT ATCCCATGTTGCACTACCTGGGCTTTCTCCCCGTCGTCGACGGCGACTTCCTCCCCGATGACCCCGTCAACCTGTACGTCAACACGGCCGACATCGACTACCTAGCAGGTACCAACAACATGGACGGCCACGTCTTTGCCAGCATCGACATGCCAGCCATCAACAAACAGAAACAGGAGGTCACCGA GGAGGATTTCTACAAGCTGGTCAGCGGGCTCACCATCACCAAGGGGCTCAGGGGAGCCAACACCACCTTTGACATCTACACCGAGCCCTGGGCCCTCGACGCGTCCCAGGAGACCAGGAAGAAGACCGTGGTGGAGTTCGAGACAGACATCCTCTTCCTGGTGCCCACCAAGATTGCCctggcccagcacagagccaatgccaA gagcGCCAAAACCTACACCTACCTGTTTTCGCACCCCTCTCGGATGCCCACCTACCCCAAGTGGGTGGGGGCTGACCACGCCGATGACATCCAGTACGTCTTTGGGAAGCCCTTTGCCACGCCCCTGGGCTACCGGTCCCAAGACAGGACCGTCTCCAAGGCCATGATCGCCTACTGGACCAACTTTGCCAGAAGCGG GAACCCCAACATGGGCCACTCAGCTGTGCCCACACACTGGGATCCCTACACGGTGGAAAGTGACAACTACCTGGAGATCAACAGGAAGATGGATGGCAACTCCATGAAGCAGCACCTGAGGACGAATTACCTGCGCTACTGGACCCTGACCTACCAGGCGCTGCCCACGATGACCGGAGACGGGGCCCCCCCGGCACCCCCCTCCGGGGACTCGGATGCCGCCCCCGCTCCACCATCCGGGGACTCCGAcgccgcccccgcgcccccctcGGGGGACTCTGAcgccgcccccgcgcccccctcCGGGTCCGAcgccgcccccgcgcccccgTCCGGGGACTCCGAcgccgcccccgcgcccccctcCGGGGACTCTGAAGGGGTTCAAATGCCTGCAGTCATTGGCTTTTAA